In Dermatophilus congolensis, a genomic segment contains:
- a CDS encoding methionine/alanine import family NSS transporter small subunit, giving the protein MSTIAIVMMTLFGSIIWGGLTTAIIYGSRGIETDAAKYLSAHPEIDA; this is encoded by the coding sequence ATGTCCACCATCGCCATCGTCATGATGACCCTCTTCGGCAGCATCATCTGGGGCGGCCTGACCACCGCCATCATCTACGGATCCCGCGGCATCGAAACCGACGCCGCCAAATACCTCAGCGCCCACCCCGAAATCGACGCCTAA
- a CDS encoding methyl-accepting chemotaxis protein, with protein sequence MSQSRITRIAAIVAAVLVVVAAVCTVFTVRAAGASTKASSTRYTSIAAAQDISASSAFLTNMVRAYVSTGDRQWLDAYWKEIDETKRQERALATLRQLETPDSELAMVKKASDDSGALVAAETRAMRLVLEAGNVSTSQMPKAVAAWNMTAEDSALSAAKKRETAIDLVYGKDYQNAAGGIMASIDKFVETLTNRVTQDSKDAQSSRQAAEIFLVLSAAALAAALVAVLVVFSRQMGRVVREYAHNINVRDPKNLTFRLTPAGVTELHDLARAFNSQNDQFNEILTTVAATARSLASESGQLQQTAERLSRNAGDTRTAADTASTAATSVTGDASTVAAGTEEMTASIREISGSAVKASEVAREAVRAAEETTVTVAKLGESSAQIGDVVKSITSIAEQTNLLALNATIEAARAGEAGKGFAVVAGEVKDLAQQSASATEDISQRVLSIQHDAEETAAALITISQIIERINESQTTIASAVEEQTATTNEMSRSAHDTAESAMGISNNISSVSSSASHAAEEAHHTQESAATVARLSAELDTLAGSFRLS encoded by the coding sequence ATGAGTCAGTCTCGTATTACCCGAATAGCTGCGATTGTTGCGGCAGTTCTTGTTGTTGTTGCTGCGGTGTGCACGGTATTCACCGTACGTGCCGCCGGTGCTTCGACGAAGGCATCTTCGACGCGTTATACGTCGATTGCTGCGGCGCAGGACATTTCCGCATCATCGGCTTTCCTGACCAATATGGTGCGTGCATATGTCTCCACCGGTGATAGGCAGTGGCTTGACGCGTATTGGAAAGAGATTGACGAAACTAAGCGCCAGGAGCGCGCCCTGGCTACTTTGCGTCAGTTAGAAACTCCTGATTCTGAGCTTGCAATGGTGAAGAAGGCTTCGGATGATTCGGGGGCGCTTGTTGCCGCAGAGACACGTGCTATGCGGCTGGTTCTTGAAGCTGGAAATGTTTCTACGTCGCAGATGCCTAAAGCGGTTGCTGCGTGGAACATGACGGCGGAGGATTCGGCGCTTTCAGCGGCTAAGAAACGCGAAACCGCTATTGATCTGGTGTACGGCAAGGATTACCAGAATGCGGCCGGTGGGATTATGGCCTCTATTGACAAGTTTGTTGAGACGCTCACTAACCGTGTGACGCAAGATTCAAAAGATGCGCAAAGCTCACGTCAGGCTGCTGAGATTTTTCTTGTTCTCTCGGCAGCGGCCTTAGCGGCTGCTCTTGTTGCTGTTCTTGTTGTTTTTAGTCGTCAAATGGGCCGTGTTGTTCGTGAGTATGCCCACAACATTAATGTTCGCGATCCGAAGAATTTGACGTTCCGGCTCACTCCAGCTGGGGTAACTGAGTTGCATGATCTTGCGCGTGCCTTCAACAGCCAGAACGATCAGTTCAATGAAATTCTCACTACGGTTGCTGCGACTGCTCGGTCGTTGGCCAGTGAGTCAGGGCAGCTTCAGCAAACGGCCGAGCGGCTCTCTCGCAACGCCGGGGACACACGCACAGCGGCAGACACGGCCTCTACAGCTGCTACCTCGGTGACTGGTGATGCTTCGACGGTGGCCGCGGGCACCGAGGAGATGACAGCTTCGATTCGTGAGATCTCAGGATCGGCGGTGAAGGCTTCGGAGGTGGCTCGTGAGGCGGTGCGAGCTGCAGAAGAGACCACAGTCACGGTGGCTAAGCTGGGTGAAAGTTCGGCACAGATCGGTGATGTGGTCAAGTCGATCACGTCGATTGCTGAGCAGACAAACTTGTTGGCTTTGAATGCCACGATTGAGGCAGCCCGTGCTGGAGAGGCCGGTAAAGGTTTTGCTGTGGTCGCAGGTGAGGTCAAAGACCTTGCTCAGCAGAGCGCGTCTGCCACGGAAGATATTTCGCAGCGAGTGTTGTCGATTCAGCATGATGCGGAGGAGACGGCTGCGGCGTTGATCACGATTAGCCAGATCATTGAACGCATCAATGAGAGCCAAACCACGATCGCTTCGGCGGTGGAGGAACAGACTGCTACTACCAACGAGATGAGTAGGTCTGCGCATGACACAGCCGAGTCTGCGATGGGGATTAGCAACAACATCAGCTCAGTGAGTTCCTCCGCGAGCCATGCAGCTGAAGAGGCTCATCACACGCAGGAGTCTGCGGCGACAGTGGCTCGTTTGTCTGCAGAGTTGGATACGTTGGCGGGTAGTTTCCGGCTCTCTTAA
- a CDS encoding sodium-dependent transporter gives MNTTQPASTTPPQRDTFSSRKIFILAAIGSAVGLGNIWRFPYVAYEGGGGAFMIPYATALLLAGIPLLLLDYAIGHKYRGGAPLALRRLHPKAEWIGWWMVFVCVIIASYYAVILAWAARYVGFSLDHSWGNNPERFFMDTFVQVAKPNTLSFDFVPGVAIPLIIVWIVVIAIMASGVDKGIGLLSAVFIPLLVSAFALMVAISLTLPGALTGLDAIFTPDWSALTHPKVWMSAVSQIFFSLSVGFGIMITYSSYVDRRTDMTGSGLIVGFANSSFELLAGIGVFAALGFMANASGVPVSQVVSSGIGLAFIAFPTIISQAPFGPLIGVLFFLSLLIAGVTSMVSILEVGVSALREKLGLGRIAGTMLLCLPVATLSIALMGTHTGLPVLDTLDSFVNSFGILLGAMVMMLAITYIFKKLPALRDHLNYHGTFKVNRTWRFLVGVVVPLTLAYLLITDVATQLAKPYGDYPQWFVNTFGWGMTVLLPVLGITVSLLPWKQPATLDAEHAHEDYEEGLTAAYTTTAEENH, from the coding sequence GTGAACACCACCCAACCGGCAAGCACCACGCCACCACAACGCGACACTTTCTCATCGCGCAAAATCTTCATCCTCGCCGCCATCGGCTCAGCCGTCGGCCTAGGCAACATCTGGCGATTCCCCTACGTCGCCTACGAAGGCGGCGGCGGGGCATTCATGATCCCCTACGCCACCGCCCTCCTCCTAGCCGGTATTCCCCTCCTCCTACTCGACTACGCCATCGGTCACAAATACCGCGGCGGCGCTCCCCTAGCCCTACGACGCCTCCACCCCAAAGCCGAATGGATCGGCTGGTGGATGGTATTCGTGTGCGTCATCATCGCCTCCTACTACGCCGTCATCCTCGCCTGGGCCGCCCGATACGTCGGCTTCTCCCTCGACCACAGCTGGGGCAACAACCCTGAACGCTTCTTCATGGACACCTTCGTCCAAGTAGCCAAACCAAACACACTCAGCTTCGACTTCGTCCCCGGCGTAGCCATTCCCCTCATCATCGTCTGGATTGTCGTCATCGCGATCATGGCTTCCGGCGTCGACAAAGGCATCGGACTACTCTCAGCCGTCTTCATCCCCCTGCTCGTATCAGCCTTCGCCCTCATGGTCGCGATCTCCCTCACTCTGCCCGGCGCGCTGACCGGACTCGACGCGATCTTCACCCCCGACTGGAGCGCCCTCACTCATCCCAAAGTCTGGATGTCAGCAGTCAGCCAGATCTTCTTCTCTCTGTCCGTGGGTTTCGGCATCATGATCACTTACTCCAGCTACGTCGACCGCCGCACCGACATGACCGGCTCAGGACTCATCGTCGGCTTCGCCAACTCCAGCTTCGAACTCCTCGCCGGAATCGGTGTCTTCGCTGCCCTGGGATTCATGGCCAACGCTTCCGGAGTTCCCGTATCCCAAGTAGTTTCCAGCGGAATCGGCCTAGCCTTCATCGCCTTCCCCACCATCATCAGCCAAGCCCCCTTCGGCCCACTGATCGGCGTACTGTTCTTCCTGTCGCTGCTGATCGCAGGAGTCACATCCATGGTCTCCATCCTGGAAGTAGGCGTCTCCGCACTGCGCGAAAAACTCGGCCTAGGCCGCATCGCCGGAACCATGCTGCTATGCCTGCCCGTAGCCACCCTGAGCATCGCCCTCATGGGCACCCACACCGGCCTGCCCGTACTGGACACCCTCGACTCTTTCGTCAACAGCTTCGGTATTCTCCTGGGCGCCATGGTGATGATGCTGGCTATCACTTACATCTTCAAGAAGCTGCCAGCACTACGTGACCACCTCAACTACCACGGAACCTTCAAAGTCAACCGCACGTGGCGGTTCCTGGTCGGTGTAGTCGTTCCTCTCACCCTGGCCTACTTACTCATCACCGACGTAGCGACCCAACTAGCCAAACCCTACGGCGACTACCCGCAATGGTTCGTCAACACCTTCGGCTGGGGCATGACCGTCCTGCTACCGGTACTCGGCATTACTGTCTCCCTTCTTCCCTGGAAACAGCCCGCCACTTTGGACGCCGAGCACGCCCACGAAGACTACGAAGAAGGGCTCACCGCCGCCTACACCACCACAGCCGAGGAGAACCACTGA
- the glpK gene encoding glycerol kinase GlpK, which produces MTTQEAALQETPKKYVLAIDQGTTSSRAIVFDHSGKIISVGQLEHEQIFPKAGWVEHDPMEIWRNVREAVGQALSRGELNRHEIAAVGITNQRETAVVWDKNTGEPVYNAIVWQDTRTQKICDRLAGEEGPDKYKSVCGLPLATYFSGPKVAWILENVEGARERAEAGDLLFGTTDTWVLWNLTGGVHGGVHLTDVTNASRTMLMDYRSLKWDESICADMGIPMSMLPEIRSSSEVYGYGRPQGLLINTPIAGILGDQQAATFGQACFEPGMAKNTYGTGCFMLINTGTKPVNSENGLLTTLCYKIGDEPAVYALEGSVAVAGSLVQWLRDNMGLISSAEQVEELAATVEDNGGAYIVPAFSGLFAPHWRPGARGVFAGLTRYVNKGHIARAALEATAYQTREVMDAMIADAKAHNVELSELKVDGGMTANSTLMQFQSDMLGVPVVLPSVAETTALGAAYAAGIAVGFWSGGEEVAANWSESQRWEPRMPAEERERLLRNWKKAVSRTLDWVDDDTE; this is translated from the coding sequence ATGACAACTCAAGAGGCCGCACTCCAAGAAACTCCGAAAAAATACGTGCTGGCCATCGACCAAGGCACCACCAGCTCACGGGCAATCGTGTTCGACCACAGCGGAAAGATCATCTCGGTCGGACAACTTGAGCACGAACAGATTTTTCCCAAAGCCGGCTGGGTGGAACACGACCCAATGGAGATCTGGCGCAATGTGCGCGAAGCCGTAGGCCAGGCACTATCGCGCGGTGAGCTCAACCGCCATGAAATCGCGGCAGTGGGCATCACCAACCAGCGCGAAACCGCAGTGGTATGGGACAAAAATACCGGTGAACCGGTTTATAACGCCATCGTCTGGCAAGACACCCGCACCCAGAAAATCTGTGACCGTCTCGCCGGAGAAGAAGGACCCGACAAATACAAGTCGGTGTGTGGTCTGCCGCTGGCCACGTACTTCTCCGGACCGAAAGTGGCATGGATCCTGGAAAACGTTGAAGGAGCACGTGAACGCGCCGAAGCAGGGGATCTGCTTTTCGGCACAACGGACACCTGGGTCCTGTGGAACCTCACTGGTGGTGTGCACGGTGGAGTCCACCTGACCGACGTGACGAACGCTTCGCGCACGATGCTCATGGATTACCGAAGCCTGAAATGGGATGAGTCGATCTGCGCTGACATGGGGATCCCCATGTCGATGCTGCCCGAGATCCGCTCTTCCTCTGAGGTGTATGGCTACGGACGTCCGCAAGGGCTCCTGATCAACACTCCCATTGCTGGAATTCTGGGAGATCAGCAAGCAGCAACTTTCGGGCAGGCCTGCTTTGAGCCGGGAATGGCGAAGAACACGTATGGCACTGGTTGCTTCATGCTCATCAACACGGGAACCAAGCCGGTAAACAGTGAAAACGGGTTGCTGACAACGCTGTGTTACAAGATCGGTGATGAACCGGCGGTGTACGCGTTGGAAGGCTCAGTTGCTGTGGCGGGGTCGCTGGTGCAGTGGCTTCGCGACAACATGGGGTTGATTTCTTCAGCTGAACAGGTGGAGGAATTGGCTGCAACGGTTGAGGACAACGGTGGTGCGTACATCGTGCCAGCGTTCTCTGGGTTGTTTGCGCCGCATTGGCGTCCAGGGGCCCGTGGCGTGTTCGCTGGGTTGACTCGATACGTGAATAAGGGGCACATCGCACGTGCGGCGCTGGAGGCTACGGCGTATCAGACGCGTGAAGTGATGGATGCGATGATCGCTGATGCTAAAGCTCACAATGTGGAGCTGAGTGAGCTCAAAGTCGATGGTGGCATGACGGCCAACTCGACCCTCATGCAGTTCCAGTCCGACATGTTGGGTGTTCCTGTGGTGTTGCCTTCGGTGGCAGAAACGACCGCCCTGGGTGCTGCTTACGCGGCAGGTATCGCGGTCGGATTCTGGTCAGGTGGGGAGGAAGTGGCGGCTAACTGGTCGGAGAGCCAGCGTTGGGAGCCACGGATGCCAGCTGAGGAGCGTGAGCGTTTGCTCCGCAACTGGAAGAAGGCAGTCAGCAGGACGTTGGATTGGGTGGACGATGACACTGAGTGA
- a CDS encoding methionine synthase, translating to MTGASGIGSWAGIDVFAAVDGVAQTVGAVDSAGTGVRGVPYMPELPARGPGADMIGRSAAVLAELAVDLQPSGWRLVDHAGVDMARASSFLQQDKDAVAAAFYGWDGAFKVSFVGPWTLAANLRLFRGERVLADEGAVRDVAQALGEGIAEHVSHIGSLFPQASVILQLDEPSLPAVLSGSLRTSSGYRCHAAVGQDEVVMVMHQMCDQVRQRSAVKSVVMHCCAPGVSVGLLRRAGADAVAVDVSLLDTRQWEECAEHLEAGGGLWTGVPVPLNGVMPGARELAEHVERPLGMLGLGGEAADLITVTPACGLAGAVSASFAAGVQARVVDAAKLFRQDVVA from the coding sequence GTGACTGGAGCTTCTGGTATCGGATCGTGGGCAGGTATTGACGTTTTTGCTGCTGTGGATGGGGTGGCTCAAACGGTGGGTGCAGTGGATTCGGCGGGTACGGGAGTGCGGGGTGTGCCGTATATGCCAGAGCTGCCAGCGCGGGGTCCGGGGGCAGACATGATTGGTCGCTCGGCCGCTGTATTGGCTGAATTGGCAGTGGATTTGCAGCCGTCGGGGTGGCGGTTGGTGGATCATGCTGGGGTTGATATGGCACGGGCGTCATCGTTTTTGCAGCAGGACAAAGACGCGGTTGCGGCGGCTTTTTATGGCTGGGATGGGGCATTCAAGGTGTCTTTTGTGGGTCCGTGGACGTTGGCGGCTAATCTTCGCCTTTTCCGGGGGGAGAGGGTGTTGGCCGATGAAGGGGCGGTGCGTGATGTTGCGCAGGCGTTGGGTGAGGGGATCGCCGAGCATGTGAGTCATATCGGCAGTCTTTTTCCGCAGGCGAGTGTGATTTTGCAGTTGGATGAACCGTCTTTGCCTGCGGTGTTGTCGGGGAGTTTGCGGACGTCGTCGGGGTATCGGTGTCATGCCGCGGTGGGGCAAGACGAGGTGGTGATGGTGATGCATCAGATGTGTGATCAAGTGCGTCAACGCAGTGCGGTGAAGTCGGTGGTGATGCACTGTTGCGCGCCGGGGGTGTCGGTGGGGTTGTTGCGTCGGGCGGGGGCTGATGCGGTGGCGGTCGATGTGTCGTTGTTAGATACGCGCCAGTGGGAGGAGTGTGCTGAGCATTTAGAGGCTGGTGGTGGGCTGTGGACGGGTGTTCCAGTGCCGTTGAATGGTGTGATGCCGGGGGCGCGTGAGCTGGCTGAACATGTGGAGCGTCCGTTGGGAATGCTTGGGCTGGGGGGTGAGGCAGCGGATTTGATTACGGTGACGCCGGCGTGCGGGTTGGCTGGTGCGGTGTCGGCCTCGTTTGCTGCCGGGGTGCAGGCACGGGTGGTGGATGCGGCGAAGCTGTTCCGCCAGGACGTGGTTGCGTGA
- a CDS encoding MIP/aquaporin family protein has protein sequence MNAFVTALVITAPALGQIFLSELVGTAVLILLGGGVVAGVVLPKTKSHAAGWVAITFGWGFAVFSAVYVAYRSGAHLNPAVTFGILFSGADEYAKGVPINITTTMIYIIADLLGAFLGAILVFLSYKKHFDEDAPAEDKLGVFSTGPAIRSYGWNLFTEAIATFVMVLVILEFGHSPGELGPLAVALLVVGVGLSLGGPTGYAINPARDLGPRIAHAILPIRGKGPSDWAYAWVPVVGPLIGGTAAGLFAMVF, from the coding sequence ATGAATGCCTTTGTTACTGCGCTGGTTATTACCGCGCCCGCGCTCGGGCAGATATTCCTTTCCGAGCTAGTTGGTACCGCTGTCCTCATTCTTCTCGGCGGCGGGGTAGTAGCCGGCGTAGTACTCCCTAAAACAAAGTCACACGCAGCGGGATGGGTAGCTATAACCTTCGGGTGGGGTTTTGCCGTTTTCTCGGCCGTATATGTCGCTTACCGTTCCGGGGCCCACCTCAACCCGGCTGTCACATTCGGCATCTTGTTCAGCGGAGCCGACGAGTACGCCAAAGGCGTGCCTATCAATATCACCACCACGATGATCTACATCATCGCTGACCTACTCGGCGCTTTCCTCGGCGCGATTCTCGTATTCCTCAGCTATAAAAAACACTTCGATGAAGATGCCCCCGCTGAAGACAAACTAGGCGTGTTCTCCACCGGTCCAGCCATCCGGTCCTACGGGTGGAACCTATTCACAGAAGCCATCGCAACCTTCGTCATGGTGTTAGTAATCCTGGAGTTTGGTCACTCCCCAGGCGAACTTGGCCCTCTCGCCGTGGCACTACTCGTCGTCGGTGTTGGCCTCTCTTTGGGCGGACCAACCGGGTATGCAATCAACCCTGCACGCGACCTAGGACCCCGCATCGCCCACGCCATCCTGCCGATCCGCGGCAAAGGCCCAAGCGACTGGGCCTACGCCTGGGTGCCCGTAGTAGGGCCACTTATCGGCGGAACAGCGGCAGGACTGTTTGCGATGGTCTTCTGA